The following DNA comes from Pseudopipra pipra isolate bDixPip1 chromosome 14, bDixPip1.hap1, whole genome shotgun sequence.
GGGGCAAtagagagagaagggagaatgTTCTGATGCTGGTGCCAGTGCTGCCcactggggaaggagctggtcCTCTCCCCTGGGCCACATCCATGTCTCCCctgtctcctcttcctcctcgcAGGCGTTCCTGCCCTTGCTGAAGAAGGCTGCCCAGGGGAGCCCGGGCtcagggctgagctgcagcaaggCAGCCATTGTCAACATATCCAGCATTGGCGGCTCCATCAGTTCTCTTTATGCTTGGGAGGAGATGCAAGTTACCTCGTACCGCTGCAGCAAGGTACTGTCACACCGTGCTGGGGACAGatttccttcccctgccctgccacagcTGCAAGTCCCCTTGaagccccccctcccctcccaccacCATCCCTGCACTGTCtccccacaggctgctctgaACATGCTGAGCAAGTGCCAGTCCCTGGCATACAAGGAGCACGGGATCCTCTGTCTGGCTCTCCACCCTGGCTGGGTGCAAACTgacctgggcagctctgctggacaCACGGTAGGAATTCAATTCCATGAGAGCCCCATGTTGATTTTCCACAGGTGGAAACTACTGCCCTGATCCCCTGCCCTTGACTTCCCTCCCTGCCTAatccctgccaaggcagggccCCCTGTCCTGGTCTCAGGTGCTGGATTCCCCAGCTGCTCAGTTTCCTTCTCAGACCCCTGGTTCAGGGTGTCCCAGGTTTTCAGCTTTGCCCTTgcactggagcagctccttcccccagcCTTGGCTGCTCCATGGCCTCGGGCACAGGCTGCCTCTCCCCCTttgccccacagccccccgtGACGGTGGATGCCAGCGTGAAAGGGATGCTGAAGGTGCTCACCTCCATCTCTGAGAAGGACACTGGCACCTTCctggactgggaagggaaggttgtGCCCTGGTGAAGTGCCAGTTCAGGATCCTGGCAGCCGTGGGGACCTttgtccctgctcccacctgccCCTCATCCTCAATAAAGCTCTGTGAGACCACCTGGCTCTGCCATGTGCTGCCAACTCGccgggcagccccttcccagaTGTCCCACTCCTCATCCCACAGCTGCCACCTGACCCACAGCTGCCCTTGACACCCCCATGGGTTGCAGCCTACAGGTCCCATGGCACTGTAACCATCCTCTGGAGACCTCCCCTCTGGGAGGCACCGGAGAATCCAGAGCAGAGCCCCTTTCCTGAGAGGAGAGAGATCTTGCAAGCCCCTGGAGGGCTGGctttcctcctgcccagctgcaggctggggtgCCTGAGGGGCAGGGGGTCACAGGGACCAGCTGCCCTCTCCCCTCAGCTGGGGGATGCCACGTTGCAGGTGGGACAGACGGACGGACACACTGTGCTcaggcagcacacagggagTGTGTGCTGGGTTGAACGGGAGGGTTGAGACTGAGGATGGGGAGACAGAGCAGGGAGACATCAGCTCCCAAAGTTTACAGAGGTGGGGAACTGCAGTGACATttgtggggtggggaaggggagagaagcTGCTTGCCAAGCCCTTCTCTTCTTGGAGCTCCACAGCCAAGCACCTTGTCACCATGTTCTGGGCAGCCTGGAagaggcacagccctgccagcacgACCCGGGGTgcgggtgggcaggagggggccCATTTCCCAGGCAGAAAATGGCTGTGGAGGTGGGAAATGGGACTTGGCCCCTGGGCAAAGCATCAGCATGACCTGCCTGGAAGTCTCACTCCTGGCCACGGCCCTGCCACAGCTcatcccctccttccctgcgcccttcccacctgctccaggagcGGCAGGAATTCCTGAGGCAAAGACACCGATGCTCTGTTCAGGCCTGACAAGCCCCCAGCTTGTGCACAGCTGGAGTGCAGGGCCAGCCCTTGGTGCTGTGCCGGCCATGCAGGTCCCCATCCTTCCCCAAGGGGACTGGATCCACCGGCTTTCCTCCACTCCACAGATCTTTGACTTGACAATCAGGGAATGGGCATTGGCTTGGAAGAGGCAAGGGCAAGGCAGAGAATGTCTGCTCATGGCCATCTGAGGCACAACCTGGCTTAGGGGACCTGGGAAAGGGGTGAGATCAGCCTCTTCCCTGTGCACTGTGCGTCTGATTTGGAAAGCCCATCCTGTGAAATGTCAAACCTACCTGAGCCATGGAGCTTTCCACATCTCTTCCTTATAccactccctccctcctcactcccagaagcttcccctgggATATGGCACCAGCTTTCCCAAGGCCATCAGAATTTGCCTGAAAACGCCAAGTGACTTTTGCCCTTTGGCAACAAAGATGGGCTCCCAGCCAGAATCTATGTCTTGGAGTTTGAAGGTCTGGAGAAGCTGTACCTGGATCCAAGGGTTGGTGCAAGCCCTGAGTGGGTGGAGTGTCCATGGAAAACATTATAAGGAAGCATTAGGGAACTGAGCAAACAgtgtgagctggagcagagggagaagcAACATGGGAGAGCTTCGTGTCCGCTCTGTGCTGGTGACTGGGGCCAACAGGGGCATCGGCCTGGGGCTCGTCCAGCATCTGCTGGGGTTGCCAAACCCACCCCAGTGGTTGTTTGCAACCTGTCGGGACCCCAAGGGACAGCGAGCACAGGTGAGGCCAGGCTGGgaggcagtggctgtgctgggggatgggAGCACTCGGTGCTGGGGGGAAATTGGATGTGAGAGGGGGTTTGCAAAGGgttggggctgcagctgggcacccacagcacagggcagccgggctgggacactgtgggagcagctgtgcATGGCGTATGTGGAGGGAACAGTGGCACTTGGTCCTGGAGCACTCCCCATCTGTTGGGTTCAGGGCAGCCGGGTCAGGGTGCTGGGCGTGCTGTGGTTGAGAGTCAGACGTGGAGTGACACAGGCTTTGCTTGGGAAGGGCTGAGCCTctgtgcagcccctcctgcctctctgtGCCCACACAGTGCCCTCTCTTGCAGGAGTTACAGAATTTGGCCTCCAAGCACCCCAACCTGGTCATCATCCCTCTCGGTAGGTGCCCCGAGGTGCGGAACCTTTGCCCCAGGTCCTCTGGCGAGTGTCCAGGCACTGGGCACACGCGGAGAGTTCTGTGCTGGAAGAGAGCTGTGCCAATGGACTGGTACCTGTGGGGCCAGTGAGCAAAGCCATCTCTGGGGGAGCACGGGGGGCTCCAAGCAAGCATAAGGACATGGGCAGTAACCTCCCCTTccttggctctgcagaagtctcCGACCCCGCCAGCATCAAGGCGGCTGCAGCCAAAGTGGAGGAGCtcctggggggctcagggctgaACATCCTCATCAACAATGCTGGAATTGCAAATCCAATTTCACTTGATAAGGAGACACTGGAAACTATGACCCAGATTTACACCACCAACACGGCTGGACCCCTGTTGTTGGGACAGGTGAGtcccagcagtgcagcacagctccagggagcCTCCCTTCCTGTGCCCCTGGCTCTCCAAGCTGGACATCCCAGAGGGTGCgaagggctggtgggagggTGTCCTGCCTCCCCTCTGGTGCCCAGTGGGTTGTCCACTGATGAGAAGCTTGTGGAGCCATGGGCTGGAGCTCAGGAGCTGGAGCCTGTCaggctggggcagtggggagagaagggagaatgTTCTGATGCTGGTGCCAGTGCTGCCcactggggaaggagctggtcCTCTCCCCTGGGCCACATCCATGTCTCCCctgtctcctcttcctcctcgcAGGCGTTCCTGCCCTTGCTGAAGAAGGCTGCCCAGGGGAGCCCGGGCTCAGGGATGAGCTGCAGCAAGGCAGCCATAATCAACATATCCAGTACTGCTGGCTCCATCGGTTCTCCTTATCCTTGGAAGGAGGTGGTATTCACCTCATACCGCTGCAGCAAGGTACTGTCACACCGTGCTGGGGACAGATTTgcttcccctgctctgccacagctgcAGGTCCCCTTGCAGCCGTCCTCTCCTCCCACCACCATCCCTGCACTGTCtccccacaggctgctctgaACATGCTGAACAAGTGCCAGTCCCTGGCATACAAGGAGCACGGGATCCTCTGTCTGGCTCTCCATCCTGGCTGGGTGCAAACTGACATGGGCAGCTTTGATGGACACACGGTAGGAATTCCGCCATGGAGGCTCCATCAGAGCCCTGTGTTCATTTTCCACAGGTGGAAATTACTGCCCTGATCCATTGCCCTTgacttccctccctgcccaatCCCTGCCAAGGCAGGTCCCCCTGTCCTGGTCCCCGGTTCTGGGTTCCCTGCTCAGACCCCCTGTCCAGGGTGTCCCAGGTTTTCAGCTTTGCCCTTgcactggagcagctccttcccccagcCTTGGCTGCTCCATGGCCTCGGGCACAGGCTGCCTCTCCCCTtgtgccccacagccccctctgACGGTGGATACCAGCGTGAAAGGGATGCTGAAGgtgctctcctccctctccgaGAAGGACACCGGCACCTTCctggactgggaagggaaggtCGTGCCCTGGTGAAATGCCAGTTCAGGATCCTGGCAGCCGTGGGGACCTttgtccctgctcccacctgtCCCACATCCTCAATAAAGCTCTGTGAGACCACCTGGCTCTGCCATGTGCTGCCAACTcgctgggcagccccttcccagaTGTCCCACTCCTCATCCCACAGCTGTCACCCGACCCACAGCTGCCCTTGGCACCCCCATGGGTTGCAGCCTACAGGTCCCATGGCACAGTAACCACACTCTGGAGACCTCCCCTCTGGGAGGCACCGGAGAATCCAGAGCAGAGCCCCCCTCCTGAGAGGAGAGAGATCTTGCAAGCCCCTGGAGGGCTGGctttcctcctgcccagctgcaggctggggtgCCTGAGGGGCAGGGGGTCACAGGGACCAGCTGCCCTCTCCCCTCAGCTGGGGGATGCCACGTTGCAGGTGGGACAGACGGACGGACACACTGTGCTcaggcagcacacagggagTGTGTGCTGGGTTGAACGGGAGGGTTGAGACTGAGGATGGGGAGACAGAGCAGGGAGACATCAGCTCCCAAAGTTTACAGAGGTGGGGAACTGCAGTGACATttgtggggtggggaaggggagagaagcTGCTTGCCAAGCCCTTCTCTTCTTGGAGCTCCGCAGCCAAGCACCTTGTCACCATGTTCTGGGCAGCCTGGAagaggcacagccctgccagcacgACCCGGGGTgcgggtgggcaggagggggccCATTTCCCAGGCAGAAAATGGCTGTGGAGGTGGGAAATGGGACTTGGCCCCTGGGCAAAGCATCAGCACGACCTGCCTGGAAGGCTCAGTGCCGGGTGCTGCTGTCCCggtctctgtgctgctgcctggcagaacCAGGCAGGGGGTGGGTGAGCGGGGCAGGGGGTGCCCCCATGGCCTTTCCCCCTCCACAGGCACCGTGCACGGCAGAGCgtccccagcacctcccctgGCCCCTCACCTTGCTGGCACGGTACGGGTACATGGGGGCCTCCGGCACCCCGAGGCACAGCCCGAGGGATGCCAGTTTGGTGGAGATGTTGATGGCTTCGGCcctgccacagctcagcccctccttccctctgcccttcaCCGCCTGCTCCAGGAGTGGCAGGAATTCCTGAGGCAAAGACACCGATGCTCTGTTCAGGCCTGACAAGCCCCCAGCTTGTGCACAGCTGGAGTGCAGGGCCAGCCCTTGGTGCTGTGCCGGCCATGCAGGTCCCCATCCTTCCCCCAGGGGACTGGATCCACTGGCTTTCCTCCACTCCACAGATCTTTGACTTGACAATCAGGGAATGGGCATTGGCTTGGAAGAGGCAAGGGCAAGGCAGAGAATGTCTGCTCATGGCCATCTAAGGCATGACCTGGCTCAGGGGACCTGGGAAGGGGGTGAGATCAGCCTCTTCCCTGTGCACTGTGCGTCTGATTTGGAAAGCCCATCCTGTGAAATGTCAAACCTACCTGAGTCATGGAGCTTTCCACATCCCTTCCTTATACCACTCCCTCACTCCTCACCCCCAACAGCTTCCCCTGGGATATGGCACCAGCTTTCCCAAGGCCATCAGAATTTGCCTGAAAACGCCAAGTCACCGTTGCCCTTTGGCAACAAAGATGGGCTCCCAGCCAGAATCTATATCCTGGAGTTTGAAGGTCTGGAGAAGCTGCACCTGGATCCAAGGGTTGGTGCAAGCCCTGAGTGGGTGGAGTGTCCGTGGAAAACATTATAAGGAACCATTAGGGAGCTGAGCAAACAgtgtgagctggagcagagggagaagcAACATGGGAGAGCTTTGTGTCCGCTCTGTGCTGGTGACTGGGGCCAACAGGGGCCTCGGCCTGGGGCTCGTCCAGCATCTGCTGGGGTTGCCAAAACCTCCGCAGTGGGTGTTTGCAACCTGTCGGGACCCCAAGGGACAGCGAGCACAGGTGAGGCCGGGCTGGgaggcagtggctgtgctggggacgGGAGCACTCGGTGCTGGGGGGAAATTGGATGTGAGAGGGGGTTTGCAAAGGgttggggctgcagctgggcacccacagcacagggcagccgggctgggacactgtgggagcagctgtgcATGGCGTATGTGGAGGGAACAGTGGCACTTGGTCCTGGAGCACTCCCCATCTGTTGGGTTCAGGGCAGCCGGGTCAGGGTGCTGGGCGTGCTGTGGTTGAGAGTCAGACGTGGAGTGACACAGGCTTTGCTTGGGAAGGGCTGAGCCTctgtgcagcccctcctgcctctctgtGCCCACACAGTGCCCTCTCTTGCAGGAGTTACAGAATTTGGCCTCCAAGCACCCCAACCTGGTCATCATCCCTCTCGGTAGGTGCCCCGAGGTGCGGAACCTTTGCCCCAGGTCCTCTGGCGAGTGTCCAGGCACTGGGCACACCTGGAGAGTTCTGTGCTGGAAGAGAGCTGTGCCAATGGACTGGTACCTGTGGGGCCAGTGGGCAAAGCCATCTCTGGGGAACAGAGTGGGCTCCAAGCCAGCATAAGGACATGGGCAGTAACCTCCCCTTccttggctctgcagaagtctcCGACCCCGCCAGCATCAAGGCGGCTGCAGCCAGAGTGGAGGAGCtcctggggggctcagggctgaACATCCTCATCAACAATGCTGGAATTGCAAAGCCAATTTCACTTGAAAAGGAGACACTGGAGACTATGACCCAGATTTACACCACCAACACAGTTGGACCCCTGTTGTTGGGACAGGTGAgtcccagcagtgcagcagagctccagggaGCCTCCCTTCCTGTGCCCCTGGCTCTCCAAGCTGGACATCCCAGAGGGTGCgaagggctggtgggagggTGTCCTGCCTCCCCTCTGGTGCCCAGTGGGTTGTCCACTGATGAGAAGCTTGTGGAGCCATGGGCTG
Coding sequences within:
- the LOC135421928 gene encoding uncharacterized protein LOC135421928 isoform X1, with protein sequence MGELCVRSVLVTGANRGLGLGLVQHLLGLPKPPQWVFATCRDPKGQRAQELQNLASKHRNLVIIPLEVANPASIKAAAAKVGEHLGGSGLNLLINNAGIVKITLLENETLEDMTEIYTTNAVGPLLMGQAFLPLLKKAAQGSPGSGLSCSKAAIVNISSIGGSISSLYAWEEMQVTSYRCSKAALNMLSKCQSLAYKEHGILCLALHPGWVQTDLGSSAGHTLPLGYGTSFPKAIRICLKTPSDFCPLATKMGSQPESMSWSLKVWRSCTWIQGLVQALSGWSVHGKHYKEALGN
- the LOC135421928 gene encoding C-signal-like isoform X2 → MGELCVRSVLVTGANRGLGLGLVQHLLGLPKPPQWVFATCRDPKGQRAQELQNLASKHRNLVIIPLEVANPASIKAAAAKVGEHLGGSGLNLLINNAGIVKITLLENETLEDMTEIYTTNAVGPLLMGQAFLPLLKKAAQGSPGSGLSCSKAAIVNISSIGGSISSLYAWEEMQVTSYRCSKAALNMLSKCQSLAYKEHGILCLALHPGWVQTDLGSSAGHTPPVTVDASVKGMLKVLTSISEKDTGTFLDWEGKVVPW
- the LOC135421933 gene encoding C-signal-like yields the protein MGELRVRSVLVTGANRGIGLGLVQHLLGLPNPPQWLFATCRDPKGQRAQELQNLASKHPNLVIIPLEVSDPASIKAAAAKVEELLGGSGLNILINNAGIANPISLDKETLETMTQIYTTNTAGPLLLGQAFLPLLKKAAQGSPGSGMSCSKAAIINISSTAGSIGSPYPWKEVVFTSYRCSKAALNMLNKCQSLAYKEHGILCLALHPGWVQTDMGSFDGHTPPLTVDTSVKGMLKVLSSLSEKDTGTFLDWEGKVVPW